The following are encoded in a window of Camelus ferus isolate YT-003-E chromosome 20, BCGSAC_Cfer_1.0, whole genome shotgun sequence genomic DNA:
- the BRD2 gene encoding bromodomain-containing protein 2 isoform X1, with protein sequence MLQNVTPHNKLPGEGNAGLLGLGPEAAAPGKRIRKPSLLYEGFESPTMASVPALQLTPANPPPPEVSNPKKPGRVTNQLQYLHKVVMKALWKHQFAWPFRQPVDAVKLGLPDYHKIIKQPMDMGTIKRRLENNYYWAASECMQDFNTMFTNCYIYNKPTDDIVLMAQTLEKIFLQKVASMPQEEQELVVTIPKNSHKKGAKLAALQGSITSAHQVPAVSSVSHTTLYTPPPEIPTTVLNIPHPSVISSPLLKSLHSAGPPLLAVSAAPPAQPLAKKKGVKRKADTTTPTPTAILAPGSPASPPGGLEPKAARLPPMRRESGRPIKPPRKDLPDSQQQHQSSKKGKLSEQLKHCNGILKELLSKKHAAYAWPFYKPVDASALGLHDYHDIIKHPMDLSTVKRKMENRDYRDAQEFAADVRLMFSNCYKYNPPDHDVVAMARKLQDVFEFRYAKMPDEPLETGPLPVSTALPPGLAKSSSESSSEESSSESSSEEEEEDEEDEEEEDSESSDSEEERAHRLAELQEQLRAVHEQLAALSQGPISKPKRKREKKEKKKKRKAEKHRGRAGVDEDDKGPRAPRPSQPKKSKKAGGSGGSSAATLGPPGFGPSGGSGTKLPKKTTKTAPPALPAGYDSEEEEESRPMSYDEKRQLSLDINKLPGEKLGRVVHIIQAREPSLRDSNPEEIEIDFETLKPSTLRELERYVLSCLRKKPRKPYTIKKPVGKTKEELALEKKRELEKRLQDVSGQLNSTKKPPKKASEKTETTSAQQVAVSRLSASSSSSDSSSSSSSSSSSDTSDSDSG encoded by the exons ATGCTGCAAAACGTGACTCCCCACAACAA GCTTCCTGGGGAGGGGAATGCAGGGTTACTGGGGCTGGGCCCAGAGGCAGCAGCGCCCGGGAAAAGGATTCGAAAGCCTTCCCTGTTGTATGAGGGATTTGAGAGCCCCACGATGGCTTCAGTGCCGGCTTTGCAACTAACCCCTGCCAACCCACCACCCCCAGAGGTGTCCAATCCCAAAAAGCCAGGGCGGGTTACCAACCAGTTGCAATACCTGCACAAAGTGGTGATGAAGGCTCTGTGGAAACATCAGTTTGCGTGGCCCTTCCGGCAGCCTGTGGATGCCGTCAAACTGGGTCTGCCG GATTATCACAAAATCATAAAGCAACCTATGGATATGGGTACTATTAAGAGGAGACTTGAAAACAACTATTACTGGGCTGCCTCAGAGTGCATGCAGGATTTCAATACCATGTTCACCAATTGTTATATTTATAATAAG CCCACTGATGATATTGTCCTGATGGCACAAACGCTGGAAAAGATCTTTCTACAGAAAGTGGCATCAATGCCACAAGAGGAACAAGAGCTTGTGGTGACCATCCCTAAGAACAGCCACAAGAAGGGGGCCAAATTGGCAG CACTCCAGGGCAGTATTACCAGTGCCCATCAGGTGCCTGCTGTTTCTTCTGTGTCTCACACAACCCTGTATACTCCACCACCTGAGATACCTACCACTGTCCTCAACATTCCCCACCCTTCGGTCATCTCTTCGCCCCTTCTCAAGTCCTTGCACTCCGCTGGACCCCCACTCCTTGCTGTCTCTgcagctcccccagcccagccgcTTGCCAAG aagaaaGGGGTAAAGCGGAAAGCAGATACTACCACCCCTACACCTACAGCTATCCTGGCTCCTGGTTCCCCAGCTAGCCCTCCTGGGGGTCTTGAGCCAAAGGCAGCACGGCTCCCCCCTATGCGTAGAGAGAGTGGCCGCCCCATCAAGCCCCCACGTAAAGACTTGCCTGACTCTCAGCAACAACACCAGAGctccaagaaaggaaaattgtCGGAACAGTTGAAACATTGCAATGGCATTTTGAAGGAGTTACTGTCAAAGAAGCATGCTGCCTATGCCTGGCCTTTCTATAAACCAGTGGACGCTTCTGCTCTTGGCCTGCATGATTACCATGACATCATTAAGCACCCCATGGACCTCAGCACTGTCAAG CGGAAGATGGAGAATCGGGATTACCGGGATGCACAGGAGTTTGCTGCTGATGTGCGGCTTATGTTCTCCAACTGCTACAAGTACAATCCCCCAGACCACGATGTTGTGGCCATGGCACGAAAGTTACAG GATGTATTTGAGTTCCGTTATGCCAAGATGCCAGATGAACCTCTGGAAACAGGGCCTCTACCAGTGTCTACTGCCTTGCCCCCTGGCTTGGCCAAATCATCTTCAGAGTCCTCCAGTGAGGAAAGCAGCAGTGAGAGCTcttctgaggaggaggaggaagatgaggaggatgaagaggaagaggacagtGAAAGCTCTGACTCTGAGGAAGAAAGGGCTCATCGCTTGGCTGAATTGCAGGAACAG ctTCGAGCAGTACACGAACAACTGGCTGCTTTGTCTCAAGGCCCAATATCCAAGCCCAAGCGGAAgcgagaaaaaaaggagaaaaagaagaagcgGAAGGCAGAGAAGCATCGAGGCCGAGCTGGAGTTGATGAAGATGATAAAGGGCCTCGGGCACCCCGCCCATCCCAGCCCAAGAAATCCAAGAAAGCAGGTGGCAGTGGGGGTAGCAGTGCTGCTACACTAGGTCCTCCTGGCTTTGGACCTTCTGGAGGAAGTGGCACCAA ACTCCCCAAAAAGACCACAAAGacagccccacctgccctgcctgcaGGCTATGattcagaggaggaggaagaaagcaggcCCATGAGTTACGATGAGAAGCGGCAGTTGAGCCTGGACATCAACAAGTTGCCTGGGGAGAAACTGGGTCGAGTTGTGCACATTATCCAAGCCAGGGAGCCCTCTTTACGTGACTCAAACCCAGAAGAAATTGAGATTGATTTTGAAACGCTCAAACCATCCACGCTTAGAGAGCTTGAACGCTATGTCCTTTCCTGCCTAAGAAAGAAACCTCGGAAGCCCTATA ctaTTAAGAAACCTGTGGGAAAGACAAAGGAGGAACTGGCTTTGGAGAAGAAGCGGGAACTAGAAAAGCGATTACAAGATGTTAGCGGGCAGCTGAATTCCACCAAAAAGCCCCCTAAGAAAG caagtgagaaaacagagacgACATCAGCACAGCAGGTAGCAGTGTCACGCCTCAGCGCTTCCAGTTCCAGCTCAGATTCCAgttcctcctcttcatcttcctcctcttcagaCACCAGTGATTCAGACTCAGGCTAA
- the BRD2 gene encoding bromodomain-containing protein 2 isoform X2, producing the protein MDMGTIKRRLENNYYWAASECMQDFNTMFTNCYIYNKPTDDIVLMAQTLEKIFLQKVASMPQEEQELVVTIPKNSHKKGAKLAALQGSITSAHQVPAVSSVSHTTLYTPPPEIPTTVLNIPHPSVISSPLLKSLHSAGPPLLAVSAAPPAQPLAKKKGVKRKADTTTPTPTAILAPGSPASPPGGLEPKAARLPPMRRESGRPIKPPRKDLPDSQQQHQSSKKGKLSEQLKHCNGILKELLSKKHAAYAWPFYKPVDASALGLHDYHDIIKHPMDLSTVKRKMENRDYRDAQEFAADVRLMFSNCYKYNPPDHDVVAMARKLQDVFEFRYAKMPDEPLETGPLPVSTALPPGLAKSSSESSSEESSSESSSEEEEEDEEDEEEEDSESSDSEEERAHRLAELQEQLRAVHEQLAALSQGPISKPKRKREKKEKKKKRKAEKHRGRAGVDEDDKGPRAPRPSQPKKSKKAGGSGGSSAATLGPPGFGPSGGSGTKLPKKTTKTAPPALPAGYDSEEEEESRPMSYDEKRQLSLDINKLPGEKLGRVVHIIQAREPSLRDSNPEEIEIDFETLKPSTLRELERYVLSCLRKKPRKPYTIKKPVGKTKEELALEKKRELEKRLQDVSGQLNSTKKPPKKASEKTETTSAQQVAVSRLSASSSSSDSSSSSSSSSSSDTSDSDSG; encoded by the exons ATGGATATGGGTACTATTAAGAGGAGACTTGAAAACAACTATTACTGGGCTGCCTCAGAGTGCATGCAGGATTTCAATACCATGTTCACCAATTGTTATATTTATAATAAG CCCACTGATGATATTGTCCTGATGGCACAAACGCTGGAAAAGATCTTTCTACAGAAAGTGGCATCAATGCCACAAGAGGAACAAGAGCTTGTGGTGACCATCCCTAAGAACAGCCACAAGAAGGGGGCCAAATTGGCAG CACTCCAGGGCAGTATTACCAGTGCCCATCAGGTGCCTGCTGTTTCTTCTGTGTCTCACACAACCCTGTATACTCCACCACCTGAGATACCTACCACTGTCCTCAACATTCCCCACCCTTCGGTCATCTCTTCGCCCCTTCTCAAGTCCTTGCACTCCGCTGGACCCCCACTCCTTGCTGTCTCTgcagctcccccagcccagccgcTTGCCAAG aagaaaGGGGTAAAGCGGAAAGCAGATACTACCACCCCTACACCTACAGCTATCCTGGCTCCTGGTTCCCCAGCTAGCCCTCCTGGGGGTCTTGAGCCAAAGGCAGCACGGCTCCCCCCTATGCGTAGAGAGAGTGGCCGCCCCATCAAGCCCCCACGTAAAGACTTGCCTGACTCTCAGCAACAACACCAGAGctccaagaaaggaaaattgtCGGAACAGTTGAAACATTGCAATGGCATTTTGAAGGAGTTACTGTCAAAGAAGCATGCTGCCTATGCCTGGCCTTTCTATAAACCAGTGGACGCTTCTGCTCTTGGCCTGCATGATTACCATGACATCATTAAGCACCCCATGGACCTCAGCACTGTCAAG CGGAAGATGGAGAATCGGGATTACCGGGATGCACAGGAGTTTGCTGCTGATGTGCGGCTTATGTTCTCCAACTGCTACAAGTACAATCCCCCAGACCACGATGTTGTGGCCATGGCACGAAAGTTACAG GATGTATTTGAGTTCCGTTATGCCAAGATGCCAGATGAACCTCTGGAAACAGGGCCTCTACCAGTGTCTACTGCCTTGCCCCCTGGCTTGGCCAAATCATCTTCAGAGTCCTCCAGTGAGGAAAGCAGCAGTGAGAGCTcttctgaggaggaggaggaagatgaggaggatgaagaggaagaggacagtGAAAGCTCTGACTCTGAGGAAGAAAGGGCTCATCGCTTGGCTGAATTGCAGGAACAG ctTCGAGCAGTACACGAACAACTGGCTGCTTTGTCTCAAGGCCCAATATCCAAGCCCAAGCGGAAgcgagaaaaaaaggagaaaaagaagaagcgGAAGGCAGAGAAGCATCGAGGCCGAGCTGGAGTTGATGAAGATGATAAAGGGCCTCGGGCACCCCGCCCATCCCAGCCCAAGAAATCCAAGAAAGCAGGTGGCAGTGGGGGTAGCAGTGCTGCTACACTAGGTCCTCCTGGCTTTGGACCTTCTGGAGGAAGTGGCACCAA ACTCCCCAAAAAGACCACAAAGacagccccacctgccctgcctgcaGGCTATGattcagaggaggaggaagaaagcaggcCCATGAGTTACGATGAGAAGCGGCAGTTGAGCCTGGACATCAACAAGTTGCCTGGGGAGAAACTGGGTCGAGTTGTGCACATTATCCAAGCCAGGGAGCCCTCTTTACGTGACTCAAACCCAGAAGAAATTGAGATTGATTTTGAAACGCTCAAACCATCCACGCTTAGAGAGCTTGAACGCTATGTCCTTTCCTGCCTAAGAAAGAAACCTCGGAAGCCCTATA ctaTTAAGAAACCTGTGGGAAAGACAAAGGAGGAACTGGCTTTGGAGAAGAAGCGGGAACTAGAAAAGCGATTACAAGATGTTAGCGGGCAGCTGAATTCCACCAAAAAGCCCCCTAAGAAAG caagtgagaaaacagagacgACATCAGCACAGCAGGTAGCAGTGTCACGCCTCAGCGCTTCCAGTTCCAGCTCAGATTCCAgttcctcctcttcatcttcctcctcttcagaCACCAGTGATTCAGACTCAGGCTAA